One window from the genome of Pyxicephalus adspersus chromosome 6, UCB_Pads_2.0, whole genome shotgun sequence encodes:
- the FZD2 gene encoding frizzled-2, whose protein sequence is MQGVPIATLCQILCILPALYLLTTAQLHGEKGISVPEHGFCQPISIPLCTDIAYNQTIMPNLLGHTNQEDAGLEVHQFYPLVKVQCSSELRFFLCSMYAPVCTVLEQAIPPCRSICERARHGCEALMNKFGFQWPERLRCENFPRHGAEQICVGQNHSEDGGPTLLTTSPPLHGTPGPAIYATPDHPFHCPRVLKVPTYLNYRFLGEKDCAAPCEPSKSDGFMFFSQEEIRFARVWILIWSVLCCASTFFTVTTYLVDMQRFRYPERPIIFLSGCYTMVSVAYIAGFVLGDKVVCNEGFSEDGYKTVVQGTKKEGCTILFMMLYFFSMASSIWWVILSLTWFLAAGMKWGHEAIEANSQYFHLAAWAVPAVKTITILAMGQIDGDLLSGVCFVGLNSIDPLRGFVLAPLFVYLFIGTSFLLAGFVSLFRIRTIMKHDGTKTEKLERLMVRIGVFSVLYTVPATIVIACYFYEQAFREHWERSWVSQNCKSLAIPCPLQYTPRMTPDFTVYMIKYLMTLIVGITSGFWIWSGKTLHSWRKFYTRLTNSKHGETTV, encoded by the coding sequence ATGCAGGGTGTTCCTATAGCCACCCTTTGCCAAATCCTGTGCATCCTGCCTGCTCTCTACCTACTTACCACTGCACAGCTGCATGGAGAAAAGGGGATTTCAGTTCCTGAGCATGGATTCTGCCAACCCATCTCTATCCCGCTTTGCACGGACATTGCCTATAACCAGACAATCATGCCCAATCTTTTGGGTCACACCAACCAAGAGGACGCTGGCTTGGAGGTTCATCAGTTTTACCCGTTAGTGAAGGTCCAATGTTCCTCTGAGCTGCGCTTCTTTCTGTGCTCAATGTACGCCCCGGTTTGCACGGTTTTGGAACAGGCCATCCCTCCCTGTCGATCAATCTGTGAACGTGCAAGGCATGGCTGTGAAGCCCTCATGAACAAATTTGGCTTCCAGTGGCCAGAGAGGCTACGATGTGAGAACTTTCCTCGCCATGGTGCTGAGCAGATTTGCGTTGGGCAGAACCACTCTGAAGATGGTGGGCCAACCTTGCTGACAACTAGTCCACCTCTGCATGGCACCCCAGGACCAGCCATCTATGCCACACCTGATCATCCTTTCCACTGCCCACGGGTGCTAAAGGTACCAACCTACCTGAACTACAGGTTTTTAGGGGAAAAGGACTGTGCCGCCCCATGCGAACCTTCTAAAAGCGATGGGTTCATGTTCTTTAGCCAAGAAGAAATCCGTTTTGCCCGTGTCTGGATTCTTATCTGGTCTGTACTGTGCTGTGCCTCAACTTTCTTTACCGTGACCACCTACTTAGTAGACATGCAAAGGTTCCGCTATCCTGAAAGGCCCATCATTTTCCTGTCTGGATGCTACACCATGGTGTCTGTGGCCTACATTGCTGGATTTGTGCTGGGGGATAAAGTGGTGTGCAATGAAGGCTTCTCAGAGGATGGCTATAAAACTGTCGTACAAGGAACCAAGAAAGAAGGGTGTACCATCCTCTTCATGATGCTTTACTTCTTCAGCATGGCTAGTTCCATCTGGTGGGTCATCCTGTCTTTAACCTGGTTCCTGGCAGCTGGCATGAAATGGGGGCATGAAGCCATTGAAGCAAACTCTCAATACTTCCACCTGGCAGCCTGGGCAGTGCCTGCTGTGAAGACCATTACCATTCTGGCCATGGGGCAGATCGATGGAGACCTACTAAGTGGCGTTTGCTTTGTAGGACTTAATAGCATTGATCCACTGAGGGGCTTTGTGCTTGCGCCTCTCTTTGTCTACCTTTTCATCGGAACCTCGTTTCTTCTTGCAGGGTTCGTATCCCTCTTTCGCATCAGGACCATCATGAAACATGATGGCACAAAAACGGAGAAACTGGAGCGCCTAATGGTACGAATCGGAGTCTTCAGTGTCCTGTACACCGTTCCTGCCACAATCGTCATTGCGTGTTACTTCTATGAACAGGCCTTCAGAGAACACTGGGAACGCAGCTGGGTGAGTCAAAACTGCAAAAGCCTAGCTATTCCGTGCCCACTACAGTACACCCCACGCATGACCCCAGACTTTACTGTCTACATGATCAAGTATCTGATGACCCTTATCGTCGGCATCACTTCTGGATTCTGGATCTGGTCTGGCAAAACTCTTCATTCCTGGAGGAAATTTTACACCAGGCTCACCAACAGCAAACACGGAGAAACAACTGTGTGA